One region of Haloprofundus salilacus genomic DNA includes:
- a CDS encoding minichromosome maintenance protein MCM produces the protein MAQASNQELTERFIQFYRNYYRDRIGQLAQNYPNEQRSLFIDYDDLYTFDPDLADDYLSHPEQMQEYAEEALRLYDLPADVSLGQAHVRLENLPESIPIRGIRVHDDHVGKMVSVQGIVRKATDVRPKVTQAAFECQRCGTMTHIPQSDGSFQEPHECQGCERQGPFRVNFDQSEFIDSQKLRVQESPEGLRGGETPQSIDINVEDDITGRVTAGDHVTMAGVLHIEQMKNGQEKSPIFDLYMDGVSVTIEDEEFEDMDITEEDKEKIVELSSHPNIYDEMVASVAPAIYGYEKEKLAMILQLFSGVTKHLPDGSRIRGDLHMLLIGDPGTGKSQMLSYIQNIAPRSVYTSGKGSSSAGLTAAAVRDDFGDGQQWTLEAGALVLADKGIAAVDELDKMRPEDRSAMHEALEQQKISVSKAGINATLKSRCSLLGAANPKYGRFDQYEPIGEQINLEPALISRFDLIFTVTDQPDPEHDGKLADHILQTNYAGELNTQRTNLTTSNFTQQEVDDVTQEVAPEIDADLLRKYIAYSKRNCFPTMTDVAMATIREFYVNLRAKGADEDAPVPVTARKLEALVRLAEASARIRLSDTVDEEDADRAVELARSTLQDIGVDPETGQFDADVVETGQSKTQRDRKMNLRKLISDIEGEYDGGAPVEVILEEAEEKLGISEQKAEKEIEGLKRKGELYEPTQGHLRTT, from the coding sequence ATGGCGCAGGCATCGAATCAGGAGTTGACCGAGCGGTTCATCCAGTTCTACCGCAACTACTATCGAGACCGCATCGGCCAGCTCGCCCAGAACTACCCCAACGAGCAACGCTCGCTCTTCATCGACTACGACGACCTCTACACGTTCGACCCGGATCTCGCCGACGACTACCTGTCGCACCCAGAGCAGATGCAGGAGTACGCCGAGGAAGCCCTCCGCCTCTACGACCTCCCCGCGGACGTGAGCCTCGGACAGGCGCACGTTCGCCTCGAGAATCTGCCCGAGAGCATCCCGATTCGCGGCATCCGCGTCCACGACGACCACGTCGGCAAGATGGTGAGCGTGCAGGGAATCGTCCGGAAGGCGACCGACGTCCGACCGAAAGTGACGCAGGCGGCCTTCGAGTGCCAGCGCTGCGGCACGATGACGCACATCCCGCAGTCGGACGGCAGTTTCCAGGAACCGCACGAGTGCCAGGGCTGTGAACGCCAAGGCCCCTTCAGAGTGAACTTCGACCAGTCGGAGTTCATCGACTCCCAGAAGCTCCGCGTCCAGGAGAGTCCCGAGGGACTCCGCGGCGGCGAGACGCCTCAGAGCATCGACATTAACGTCGAAGACGACATCACCGGGAGGGTAACTGCGGGCGACCACGTCACCATGGCGGGCGTTCTCCACATCGAACAGATGAAGAACGGTCAGGAGAAGTCGCCCATCTTCGACCTCTACATGGACGGCGTATCGGTGACCATCGAAGACGAGGAGTTCGAAGATATGGACATCACCGAGGAGGACAAGGAGAAAATCGTCGAACTCTCGTCGCACCCGAACATCTACGACGAGATGGTCGCCTCCGTCGCGCCCGCCATCTACGGCTACGAGAAGGAGAAGCTCGCGATGATTCTCCAACTGTTCTCGGGCGTCACGAAGCATCTACCCGACGGCTCCCGCATCCGCGGCGACCTCCACATGCTCCTGATAGGGGACCCTGGTACTGGCAAATCGCAGATGCTTTCATATATTCAAAATATTGCACCAAGGTCAGTCTACACCTCCGGCAAAGGGTCGTCCTCAGCGGGTCTCACTGCCGCCGCCGTCCGCGACGACTTCGGCGACGGCCAGCAGTGGACACTCGAAGCGGGCGCGCTCGTGCTGGCGGACAAAGGCATCGCGGCGGTGGACGAACTGGACAAGATGCGGCCGGAGGACCGCTCCGCGATGCACGAGGCGCTCGAACAGCAGAAGATCTCGGTGTCGAAGGCGGGCATCAACGCGACGCTCAAATCCCGATGTTCGCTGCTCGGCGCAGCGAACCCCAAGTACGGCCGGTTCGACCAGTACGAACCCATCGGCGAGCAGATAAACCTCGAGCCGGCGCTCATCTCCCGGTTCGACCTCATCTTCACCGTCACCGACCAACCCGACCCCGAGCACGACGGCAAACTGGCCGACCACATCCTACAGACGAACTACGCGGGGGAGTTGAACACCCAGCGGACGAACCTCACCACCTCGAACTTCACCCAGCAGGAAGTCGACGACGTGACCCAAGAGGTCGCCCCCGAAATCGACGCGGACCTGCTCCGAAAGTACATCGCCTACTCGAAGCGCAACTGCTTCCCGACGATGACCGACGTGGCGATGGCGACGATTCGGGAGTTCTACGTCAACCTCCGGGCGAAAGGGGCCGACGAGGACGCGCCCGTCCCGGTCACCGCCAGAAAACTGGAGGCGCTCGTACGCCTCGCGGAGGCGAGCGCGCGCATCCGCCTCTCCGACACCGTCGACGAGGAGGACGCAGACCGGGCGGTCGAACTCGCGCGTTCGACCCTCCAAGATATCGGCGTCGACCCCGAGACGGGACAGTTCGACGCCGACGTGGTCGAAACGGGGCAGTCGAAGACCCAGCGCGACCGGAAGATGAACCTCCGCAAACTCATCAGCGACATCGAGGGCGAGTACGACGGCGGCGCGCCGGTGGAGGTCATCCTCGAAGAGGCCGAGGAGAAACTCGGCATCAGCGAGCAGAAAGCCGAGAAGGAGATAGAGGGCCTCAAACGGAAGGGCGAACTGTACGAACCGACGCAGGGGCACCTCAGAACGACGTAA
- a CDS encoding DUF7504 family protein, with product MTRDETTMETVFDEASSVLLLSPSLDEGESEACIDLLQPDDAEKNALWVSYTKSPDAQLRRWRKHSERRPANVGVVSVGDSMRSVSAAKASAASDAPGRAGTENGLDPGIETVANPNDLTGLGISITEHLNRWQDNYARTVVCVDSLTAMLQYVELQTAYEFLHVLIGRLYAADAVAHFHMDPGAHDDQTVESIVSLCDAVVELRDGERHIRCR from the coding sequence GTGACAAGAGACGAAACGACGATGGAGACGGTGTTCGACGAGGCGTCGAGTGTCCTCCTTCTGTCTCCGTCGCTCGACGAGGGCGAGAGCGAGGCCTGCATCGACCTGCTGCAGCCGGACGACGCCGAGAAGAACGCGCTCTGGGTGTCATACACAAAGTCGCCCGACGCGCAACTGCGTCGATGGCGAAAACACAGCGAGCGGCGTCCGGCGAACGTGGGCGTCGTCAGCGTCGGCGACTCGATGCGGTCGGTGAGTGCGGCGAAAGCGTCGGCGGCGAGCGACGCACCCGGACGAGCAGGGACCGAAAACGGACTCGACCCGGGCATCGAAACCGTCGCCAATCCGAACGACCTCACCGGACTCGGCATCAGCATCACCGAACATCTGAACCGGTGGCAGGACAACTACGCGCGAACCGTCGTCTGCGTCGACTCGCTGACGGCGATGCTGCAGTACGTCGAACTCCAGACTGCCTACGAGTTCCTCCACGTCCTCATCGGTCGACTGTACGCTGCCGACGCCGTCGCGCACTTCCACATGGACCCCGGTGCGCACGACGATCAGACCGTCGAGAGCATCGTCTCGCTCTGCGACGCCGTCGTCGAACTCCGCGACGGCGAGCGACACATCAGGTGTCGCTAA
- a CDS encoding ParA family protein, with the protein MSDTVCAALVGATGGAGTTRTTLELAATLANDGRDVAILDAAFATQGLADYLNGRLDIDMTTLLVEPETPLDAGLVEFSLPDRVGGRVACVPARAPFERLARAKTAEAARRFETRVVEASETFDHVLLDVPPVAANQAIAAADAAQRVVTVAPSTDRGVEANRRLRDRLADLGIETHATLTTRGRFEGADAFTPDTDAPVPASLDASEEFAPTIAHAAETVLATELGLEFEFEEKGVLDGVDGFLPSSLRRLTE; encoded by the coding sequence ATGTCTGACACGGTCTGCGCTGCACTCGTCGGAGCGACCGGCGGCGCGGGAACGACGCGGACGACGCTCGAACTGGCGGCGACGCTCGCGAACGACGGACGCGACGTGGCGATACTCGACGCCGCGTTCGCGACGCAAGGGTTGGCCGACTACCTCAACGGCCGACTCGACATCGACATGACGACGCTTTTGGTCGAACCGGAGACGCCGCTGGACGCCGGACTCGTCGAGTTCTCGCTCCCCGACCGAGTGGGAGGCCGCGTCGCCTGCGTTCCCGCCAGAGCGCCGTTCGAGCGTCTCGCCCGTGCGAAGACCGCCGAGGCCGCTCGCCGGTTCGAGACGCGCGTCGTCGAGGCCAGCGAGACGTTCGACCACGTCCTCCTCGACGTGCCGCCGGTCGCCGCCAACCAGGCCATCGCCGCCGCCGACGCCGCCCAGCGGGTCGTCACCGTCGCACCGAGCACTGACCGGGGCGTAGAGGCGAACCGCCGCCTGCGCGACAGACTCGCCGACCTTGGAATCGAGACGCACGCGACGCTCACTACCCGTGGGCGGTTCGAGGGCGCGGACGCGTTCACCCCCGACACGGACGCGCCGGTTCCGGCGTCGCTCGACGCGTCCGAGGAGTTCGCGCCGACGATCGCTCACGCCGCGGAGACTGTCCTCGCAACTGAACTCGGACTCGAATTCGAATTCGAAGAGAAGGGAGTTCTCGACGGCGTCGACGGCTTCCTCCCGTCGTCGCTCCGTCGACTGACCGAGTGA